In Schizosaccharomyces osmophilus chromosome 2, complete sequence, the following proteins share a genomic window:
- the rad17 gene encoding RFC related checkpoint protein Rad17 has translation MQRRSSLRGNTKNPLSKSKRKGKQYSIEFSSQNAKRRRDTRTLPDEEIEAISDEESTPISSDSSFLWFEKYQPTESSELAVHKGKVNAIRQWMSESISHSRLLVLSGPPGCGKSITVRLLAHEMGASLVEWSNPMDTRFKNNQEHDHDQFSLTEKFQRFMSLAETYPELELCSTTKAPKKKDPSKVKKFILLDELPYLSKQTGTLQMFQEVLLSALQSRGSYSIILVLTETKQINSEGNNFQEKELNYGTQILGPELLEHHHVSIIPMNPIATTFMRKAIDNILKKEKIPIQSKSSPFIQELITASEGDLRNALNALQFYLPKKNRQSHSNGNNKKSKNQLEVSIEASEMLDRIASSKDSLYSAMPTIQYKQEDNDDKRKEFQKDIGLGMLHALGKVVWNKREGDDEILSSKSETPPNLPYVKEEHKKLGHECELFGLVSETNAVEKRPSLVDIKTTIEQAGLSGSMFRYGIFENYTDSCLNQMEAHSVSDILSFADTMAIDYPYSYRADEMSLWFAIQGTLWYLPSPVPRKWRQLKFRRWREEDIPNKPLDDYLAIYGKSSTIDHVQTLINNENQALEDPDDPIEDDDPT, from the exons ATGCAACGGCGATCGTCGTTACGTGGAAATACCAAAAACCCTTTAAGTAAATCAAAGAGAAAGGGAAAACAATATTCtattgaattttcttctcAAAATGCCAAGCGACGCCGAGATACCCGTACTTTGCCggatgaagaaattgaagccATATCTGATGAAGAATCTACGCCTATAAGCTCCGATTCGTCCT ttttatGGTTTGAGAAATACCAACCTACAGAGTCATCTGAACTAGCCGTACATAAAGGCAAGGTCAATGCTATTCGACAATGGATGTCGGAAAGTATTTCTCATAGT CGTTTACTTGTATTGTCCGGCCCTCCCGGATGTGGTAAAAGTATTACCGTTCGTCTTTTAGCGCACGAGATGGGTGCTAGCCTTGTTGAATGGTCGAATCCGATGGACACaagatttaaaaataatcaaGAGCATGATCATGATCAGTTTTCACTGACAGAAAAGTTCCAACGTTTTATGTCTTTAGCAGAAACGTATCCTGAATTGGAATTATGTTCAACAACAAAAGCTccgaaaaagaaggatccttcaaaagtcaaaaaatttattcttttagatGAATTACCATATTTATCAAAACAAACTGGCACGCTACAAATGTTTCAGGAGGTCCTGCTTTCCGCTTTACAATCTAGAGGCTCATATTCTATTATTCTAGTCCTGACAGAGACTAAGCAAATTAATTCAGAGGGAAATAacttccaagaaaaagaattgaattaTGGAACACAAATCCTTGGCCCTGAATTACTAGAGCATCATCATGTTTCCATCATACCAATGAATCCGATTGCTACAACGTTTATGAGGAAAGCAATAGATAAcatattaaaaaaggaaaaaatcCCAATTCAATCCAAAAGTTCTCCATTTATTCAAGAGTTAATAACCGCTAGCGAAGGTGACTTAAGGAATGCCCTGAACGCTCTTCAGTTTTATTTACCTAAAAAGAATCGGCAAAGCCATTCTAATggaaacaacaaaaaatctAAGAACCAGTTGGAAGTATCTATAGAAGCCTCCGAAATGCTGGATAGGATTGCTAGTAGTAAAGATTCCCTCTACTCTGCAATGCCAACTATTCAATATAAACAGGAGGATAATGATGATAAACGAAAAGAGTTTCAAAAGGATATCGGTTTAGGAATGTTGCATGCACTGGGAAAAGTCGTCTGGAATAAACGAGAAGGAGACGATGAAATACTCTCATCAAAGTCTGAAACGCCGCCCAATCTCCCATACGTGAAAGAAGAGCACAAAAAATTAGGACATGAATGTGAGTTATTTGGTTTGGTTTCAGAAACGAACGCCGTAGAGAAACGCCCAAGTTTGGTAGACATCAAGACAACGATTGAGCAGGCAGGCCTTTCAGGATCCATGTTTCGTTATGGTATTTTTGAGAACTATACTGACTCCTGCCTAAATCAGATGGAAGCCCATTCTGTATCTGATATTCTGAGCTTCGCTGACACTATGGCAATTGATTACCCGTATTCATATCGAGCCGACGAAATGTCTCTGTGGTTTGCTATCCAAGGCACCCTATGGTACCTTCCATCACCAGTTCCTCGAAAATGGAGACAGCTTAAATTCCGTAGATGGCGAGAAGAGGATATTCCCAACAAGCCTTTAGATGACTATTTGGCTATTTACGGAAAATCCTCGACAATTGATCATGTTCAAACGCTCATTAACAATGAAAACCAAGCCTTAGAAGACCCCGACGACCCTattgaagatgatgatCCTACTTAA
- the abp1 gene encoding cofilin/tropomyosin family, with protein MSFQLDTSSFGFDIKKAHAQVLNGSPDCSWAVFGYAKGQGNVLKLLATGNDDYEFLDEFDENAVLYGFLRVKDSNTGLHKFVLVSWCGEAAPSSRKGLFPIHSATVTRLLNGYHIQVTGRESSDLNLDDIFRRVADASGSKYSSNTSTSSASKPKPAPAPTFSHHHIPPPGTVVGSVPSQKPGIEDNVWNDTYKQRPTQSQHSLRIPVNASWSNAESAQTEHKKEAQASPAAPAPVPEPTSVPAHVPAPVPAHVPAPVPAPIQPTSVPKPASPPVPPSASASESKELKPSISKASTESTKTPTSELEQLHASGNVNLSARRAMFERFQKSGEPSSVPQTRPQPHKLNRSFEAPPKTQTQGVPSGPKVDAFANTNSNDPKEVDSNPPSVASLRSRFANQNLNDKSNSAPASKAQSSKFSPAPSVTHSAPAPVPAPAPVHVAEPVPPPSNVSPLPQAPPVPATPPRPETANRVPSSPPVASYAPPPAPTTPPRPETANRVPSPPPVASYAPPPPQNQQEEVQAENPPPAPAMPPRPESTNQTPPPPPPVAEQSAAPAPLTHLEPSPPVPASSDEEGPPIPPLPPVVETPMPPPPLPPTPNIQTHEGEYESNVASRASESSSKTPAVVIYDYSPEEENEMELTEGERIEIVDFVDEGWWLGENSNGKQGLFPSNYVELLQEETIAPVQASESNVESGSGLISVKAVYDYEAQEGNELTFFENDIITDVDRIDPNWWEGECHGRRGLFPSNYVEE; from the exons ATGTCTTTTCAATTAGACACAAgctcttttggttttgataTTAAGAAAGCTCATGCCCAAGTTCTGAATGGCTCCCCAGACTGCTCTTGGGCCGTCTTTGGCTATGCCAAGGGTCAAGGAAACGTTTTGAAGTTACTTGCTACTGGAA aTGATGATTACGAATTCCTTGATGAATTCGACGAAAATGCTGTTTTGTATGGTTTTCTCCGTGTAAAAGACTCCAATACCGGCCTCCataaatttgttttggtCTCTTGGTGTGGTGAGGCTGCTCCTAGTTCCCGAAAAGGATTGTTTCCCATTCATTCTGCCACCGTTACTCGTTTATTAAACGGTTACCATATTCAAGTTACTGGCCGTGAATCTTCTGACCTCAATCTGGACGACATCTTCCGTCGCGTTGCCGATGCAAGTGGTAGCAAGTACTCTTCAAATACTTCCACTTCTTCTGCGTCTAAGCCTAAGCCTGCTCCTGCTCCTACTTTTTCCCACCATCATATTCCCCCTCCCGGTACCGTTGTTGGTTCCGTCCCTTCGCAGAAGCCTGGGATTGAAGATAACGTGTGGAACGATACCTACAAACAACGTCCTACTCAATCCCAACATTCTCTTCGCATTCCCGTAAATGCTAGCTGGTCAAATGCAGAGTCTGCTCAGACCgaacataaaaaagaagcgCAGGCGTCTCCAGCTGCGCCTGCTCCTGTGCCGGAACCAACATCAGTACCTGCTCATGTACCTGCTCCTGTTCCTGCTCATGTACCTGCTCCTGTGCCTGCCCCGATTCAACCAACCTCCGTTCCAAAACCTGCTTCTCCGCCTGTGCCTCCTTCTGCCTCTGCGTCGGAAtcaaaggaattgaaaCCTTCAATTTCTAAAGCATCGACCGAATCTACCAAAACTCCTACTTCCGAGTTGGAACAACTTCATGCTAGTGGAAACGTCAATTTGTCTGCTAGAAGAGCCATGTTTGAACGCTTTCAAAAGAGCGGCGAGCCTTCTTCTGTTCCTCAAACAAGACCTCAACCACACAAGTTGAATCGCAGTTTCGAAGCTCCTCCCAAAACTCAAACCCAAGGCGTACCATCTGGTCCTAAGGTTGACGCATTTGCAAATACCAATAGCAATGATCCTAAAGAGGTGGATTCAAATCCACCAAGCGTCGCTTCTTTACGATCTCGCTTTGCCaatcaaaatttgaacGATAAATCCAATTCAGCTCCTGCTTCCAAGGCTCAGTCTTCGAAATTTTCCCCTGCTCCTAGTGTAACTCATTCTGCTCCTGCGCCTGTTCCTGCGCCTGCACCTGTTCATGTAGCTGAACCAGTACCGCCTCCAAGCAATGTGTCTCCCTTGCCGCAAGCTCCTCCTGTCCCAGCCACACCGCCAAGACCGGAGACTGCCAACCGAGTACCATCTTCTCCTCCCGTTGCCTCTTATGCTCCACCTCCTGCACCAACCACACCGCCAAGACCGGAGACTGCCAACCGAGTACCATCTCCTCCTCCTGTGGCTTCTTATGCTCCACCGCCTCCCCAAAACCAGCAAGAAGAGGTTCAGGCAGAAAATCCACCTCCTGCCCCGGCCATGCCGCCAAGACCCGAGTCTACTAACCAAACACCACCTCCCCCTCCTCCTGTTGCTGAACAATCTGCTGCACCTGCCCCGTTAACGCACTTGGAACCTTCTCCACCTGTGCCAGCCAGTTCTGATGAGGAAGGACCTCCCATACCTCCTCTTCCACCAGTAGTGGAAACACCCATGCCACCACCACCTCTTCCTCCCACTCCCAACATCCAAACTCACGAAGGCGAGTATGAATCAAACGTTGCATCACGTGCTTCAGAGTCTTCCTCAAAAACTCCAGCTGTCGTAATTTATGACTATTCACCTGAGGAAGAGAACGAAATGGAATTGACTGAAGgtgaaagaattgaaatcGTCGACTTCGTTGACGAAGGTTGGTGGCTTGGTGAAAACTCAAACGGTAAGCAAGGATTATTTCCTTCCAATTATGTTGAGCTTCTGCAAGAGGAAACCATTGCTCCGGTACAGGCCTCTGAAAGTAATGTCGAAAGTGGTTCAGGTTTAATTTCAGTGAAAGCCGTTTACGATTATGAAGCACAAGAAGGCAACGAATTGACCTTTTTTGAGAATGATATTATCACCGACGTCGATCGCATTGATCCCAATTGGTGGGAAGGTGAATGTCATGGACGTCGTGGtctttttccttccaaCTATGTTGAGGAATAA
- a CDS encoding DNA-binding transcription factor, zf-fungal binuclear cluster type has product MPHKSSGPRRRTAVACDRCRRRKIRCIACEFPNQPCMACQKAHAECHFSVSSWRSSRKRTTPFHCPPHSSSSSSSSSSLSYPTTLSGDPSSISTYPPPLAASAPSKLSSFPPSFVSSAAASPVDTSTSSFPSLSAPSNSSRQMFYPSCNPTKNSSTTLPSYNDPQAPPTSSSFVSSPLVQTSLYMSPPSHPIDPPISPTTVPIKQYASSSSSPPSLSASISSVSSVPGYVDHDPLQPYSYQTHPFSTHLDSSSSPSTPNSNFPNHTFPSSNLSTAKFPQDGYVNKPFHQLPMLSDLSLPNVQQSHSTKQDSSNSFSSSSSSSKNQPLNSFHSTNSQLLGDSDFDYSSYLTDSSDSASPAVQTDEPVSHTLTTSGSDPIGSVDPLSLEIDQFTNLQESVSSNNPLETSFSQFSNCNPSKSTVLPWTIGSPPMQSFAYPDFCGSLDESFQCLDFTNENLWWENLDSEKTTPLKTEKPILSSGSGVMEEMSHFLKNLDD; this is encoded by the coding sequence ATGCCCCACAAATCCTCTGGCCCTCGTCGTCGTACTGCCGTAGCTTGTGATCGCTGCCGTCGTAGAAAGATTCGTTGCATCGCATGTGAATTCCCAAATCAACCTTGTATGGCTTGTCAAAAAGCCCATGCTGAATGCCATTTTTCCGTTTCTTCCTGGCGTTCTTCTCGAAAACGCACTACCCCTTTTCATTGTCCTCCccattcttcttcttcttcttcttcttcttcttccctttCCTACCCTACTACCCTCTCAGGTGACCCATCTTCCATCTCTACATACCCTCCTCCTCTCGCTGCTTCCGCCCCTTCCAAACTCTCTTCCTTTCCTCCCTCTTTCGTCTCTTCCGCAGCCGCTTCGCCTGTTGATACTTCTACCTCCTCTTTTCCCTCTCTCTCTGCTCCTTCAAATTCCTCCCGCCAAATGTTTTACCCCTCGTGTAATCCTACCAAAAATTCCTCTACTACACTTCCCTCATACAACGATCCCCAAGCTCCTCCtacttcctcttctttcgTCTCTTCTCCCCTTGTACAGACTTCTCTTTACATGTCTCCCCCTTCCCACCCCATCGACCCTCCTATCTCTCCCACCACGGTTCCCATTAAACAATAtgcatcttcttcctcttcacCTCCTTCTCTTAGTGCTTCCATCTCTTCTGTGTCTTCCGTTCCCGGATACGTGGACCACGATCCTCTTCAGCCATACTCGTATCAAACACATCCTTTTTCTACCCACttggattcttcttcttctcccTCAACACCAAATTCAAACTTCCCGAACCATacctttccttcttccaatctCTCAACTGCCAAATTTCCTCAAGATGGTTACGTCAACAAGCCTTTCCATCAGCTTCCCATGCTGTCAGACTTGTCCCTCCCAAACGTCCAACAATCTCATTCCACCAAACAAGATTCTTCAAactccttttcttcttcttcttcttcttccaagaATCAGCCcttgaattcttttcacTCTACCAATTCTCAGCTTTTGGGCGATTCTGACTTTGACTATTCTTCCTACCTTACAGACTCTTCTGACAGCGCTTCCCCCGCCGTTCAAACCGATGAACCAGTCTCTCACACACTTACAACCTCCGGTAGTGATCCCATCGGCTCTGTTGACCCTCTTAGTCTTGAAATTGATCAGTTTACCAACCTGCAGGAAAgcgtttcttcaaataatCCTTTGGAGACTTCTTTCTCCCAGTTCTCCAACTGCAATCCCTCCAAGTCCACCGTTCTTCCCTGGACGATTGGATCCCCTCCCATGCAATCCTTTGCTTATCCCGACTTTTGTGGATCGCTGGATGAATCTTTCCAGTGCTTAGACTTTACCAATGAAAACTTGTGGTGGGAGAATCTTGATTCTGAAAAAACCACCCCATTGAAAACTGAAAAACCAATACTCTCTTCAGGCAGCGGCGTTATGGAGGAAATGTCGCActtcttgaaaaatctCGATGATTAA
- the dpp1 gene encoding vacuolar dipeptidyl peptidase, which yields MNGHGGEPSIASRNGSVTKQHWRKRSAIVSSQDVKAVLESVEGENDVDKSIENTESRKNARRKRQFIYYSLVGVLSLFAASVILYSFYFFVNKHRFHGFVKPTEKHRLSSSQFDDGSLMPFAQEIEWVNSKEGVVLYYDRSNYLPVFFLPHGAPNGPSMHPSTLHIHEICDSLTQKVVSSDLEYVAYFCSRKKRWRYSVYNEIYILERSTGRVTNLKQNSQIIVAEWAPVGHRMAFVDGSNLYLWQGIDIPIIPVTEVEESEYILNGIADWLYEEEILMSPTALWWSASGTCLSYLSFNDSLIPKYVISQDVIVPIEGDAFTNQDAFRYPRPGDPIPSVQLLSSCFSSDSVTHHQVLTPEESPLDEYYIQDVWWIQDDSIMFVETSRGTSRRLTHKYNLGASRLDTLNEEVEEHTIPPCSSLRIRNIVWQSKDGYVRYMGNSQRKRLAFFNFGDDSFVYITPDDLFVLDFWLAEKFIFYTAIHPSRSFSSIFCLSTEFATQAEIEVSPSNGSKSIKISSDANYMLLNYLGPEIPTQAIYSLKACLDDWLNGISNNDFSWTGGLVPDLLRVVEDNEELQAASRNYEFPSKYTETVNTHNITAFFQEVRPENFDPRKKYATVFEIYGAPGSQLVTGKYEMDANELMASSLDILVIKVDLREVTTSTLLGNDFLALPAYWVDVLEWYTHKPYIDNSRLGIWGWSFGGYLVLKILEITDMISSAIIVAPVVDWRFYDSYYAENLLGAYSADTKDRYEQSALRISENIKNIRNVLIVHGAKDDNVHLQNTYHLTSSLIKQNLENFVQLIIPEANHDFSNIQVYPYLKKKIATFFGSCFQ from the exons ATGAATGGTCATGGGGGCGAGCCTTCAATAGCTAGCCGTAACGGTTCTGTAACGAAGCAACATTGGAGAAAGCGGAGTGCTATCGTCTCTTCGCAGGATGTAAAGGCGGTACTAGAATCGGTAGAAGGAGAAAACGACGTCGATAAGTCTATTGAGAATACCGAGTCTCGAAAGAATGCCCGAAGGAAAAGGCagtttatttattactCGTTGGTTGGTGTATTGAGTTTGTTCGCTGCAAGCGTTATCCTATATTCATTTTActtctttgtaaataaacatagATTTCATGGATTCGTAAAACCAACTGAAAAGCATCGGTTAAGTTCGTCTCAATTTGATGATGGAAGCTTGATGCCATTCGCCCAGGAAATTGAATGGGTTAATTCAAAGGAAGGCGTTGTACTATATTACGATCGAAGTAACTATCTTCctgtattttttcttcctcatgGCGCTCCAAATGGACCCAGCATGCATCCTTCGACACTCCATATTCATGAAATATGTGACTCGCTAACACAGAAGGTGGTTTCGTCCGATTTGGAATATGTGGCATACTTCTGTAGCAGGAAAAAGAGGTGGAGATATTCAGTGTATAatgaaatatatattttggAGCGATCCACTGGTCGGGTTACCAATTTAAAGCAAAATTCTCAAATTATCGTAGCCGAATGGGCACCTGTGGGCCATCGAATGGCATTTGTCGATGGCTCTAACTTGTATCTTTGGCAAGGAATTGATATTCCAATTATTCCCGTTACCGAAGTCGAAGAGTCTGAATATATTTTGAACGGAATAGCAGATTGGTTGTACGAAGAGGAAATTTTGATGTCACCGACAGCTTTATGGTGGTCTGCAAGTGGTACTTGTCTGTCTTATTTGTCTTTTAACGATTCACTTATACCAAAATATGTCATCTCACAAGACGTTATTGTTCCAATTGAGGGCGACGCATTCACGAATCAAGATGCGTTTCGTTATCCTCGACCAGGTGATCCCATTCCATCTGTTCAGTTATTGagttcttgcttttcttctgatTCTGTTACGCATCATCAAGTTCTTACTCCGGAAGAATCTCCTTTGGATGAATATTATATTCAAGATGTTTGGTGGATTCAGGATGATTCAATTATGTTTGTTGAGACCTCAAGAGGTACTTCCCGCAGGCTGACTCATAAATACAATTTGGGTGCTTCCCGTCTTGATACTCTCAATGAAGAGGTGGAAGAACATACTATACCACCATGTTCTTCTTTACGAATACGAAATATCGTTTGGCAGTCAAAAGATGGTTACGTACGTTACATGGGCAATTCCCAAAGGAAAAGGCTGgcattttttaattttggcGATGACAGCTTTGTGTATATAACGCCGGATGACTTATTcgttttggatttttggtTGGCCGAAAAGTTTAT ATTTTACACTGCTATCCATCCAAGTAGATCTTTTTCTAGTATTTTCTGTTTATCCACTGAGTTTGCAACTCAAGCAGAAATTGAAGTATCTCCTTCTAATGGTTCTAAGTCTATCAAGATTTCTTCTGATGCAAATTACATGCTGCTTAATTATTTAGGTCCTGAAATACCCACTCAAGCAATCTATTCGTTGAAAGCTTGTTTGGATGACTGGTTAAATGGTATTTCTAATAATGATTTCTCCTGGACAGGAGGGCTCGTACCGGATTTACTCCGTGTTGTGGAAGATAATGAAGAATTACAAGCTGCTTCTCGAAATTATGAGTTTCCTTCTAAATATACCGAGACAGTGAATACTCACAATATCACTGCTTTCTTTCAAGAAGTAAGACCAGAAAATTTCGATCCACGGAAAAAGTATGCCACCGTTTTCGAAATATATGGTGCGCCAGGTTCCCAATTGGTTACTGGAAAGTATGAGATGGACGCGAACGAATTGATGGCATCTTCCTTGGATATTCTCGTCATAAAAGTCGATCTGAGAGAAGTTACTACCAGTACCCTATTGGGAAATGACTTTTTAGCTTTACCCGCTTACTGGGTTGATGTACTCGAGTGGTATACTCATAAGCCATATATTGACAATTCACGATTGGGAATTTGGGGATGGAGTTTTGGAGGTTACCTTGTTCTTAAGATTTTAGAAATCACGGACATGATATCTTCTGCAATAATTGTAGCTCCTGTTGTGGATTGGCGATTTTACGATTCTTATTATGCAGAAAACCTTCTTGGTGCTTACTCTGCGGACACTAAAGACAGGTACGAACAGAGTGCTTTGCGTATCTctgaaaacataaaaaatatacgAAATGTTTTAATTGTACACGGTGCTAAAGATGATAACGTGCACCTCCAAAACACTTATCACCTAACCTCTTCATTAATAAAACAGAACCTCGAGAATTTCGTGCAGTTAATTATTCCTGAAGCAAATCATGATTTTTCTAATATTCAAGTGTACccttatttgaaaaagaaaattgctACCTTTTTTGGCAGttgttttcaataa
- the atp1 gene encoding F1-FO ATP synthase alpha subunit, which translates to MLRQAGSRFIRAPVCGYRPFFCSKRGYAEKAAPTEVPSILEERIRGAYNQSQMMESGRVLSIGDGIARVSGLSNVQAEELIEFSSGVKGMALNLEADTVGCVLFGNDRLVREGDVVKRTTNIVDVPVGEALLGRVIDALGNPIDGKGPIKTTERRRAQLKAPGILPRTSVCEPMQTGMKAIDSMVPIGRGQRELIIGDRQTGKTAIAMDAILNHKRWNSGSDESKKLYCVYVAVGQKRSTVAQLVQKLEQNDALKYSVVVAATASESAPLQYLAPFTGCAIGEWFRDNGKHGLVTYDDLTKQAVAYRQMSLLLRRPPGREAFPGDVFYLHSRLLERSAKMSNEHGGGSLTALPVIETQGGDVSAYIPTNVISITDGQIFLESELFYKGIRPAINVGLSVSRVGSAAQVKAMKQVAGQIKLFLAQYREVASFAQFGSDLDAGTRATLERGLRLTELLKQPQYSPLGVEEQVPLIYAGVKGFLDKIPVTRVVEFEQKFLPFLRSSGSEVTDAIRTEGVLSPATEEKLKGFLNEFLSSF; encoded by the exons ATGCTTCGACAAGCAGGATCTAGATTTATCAGAGCTCCTGTTTGCGGCTACCGCCCATTCTTT TGTAGTAAACGTGGCTATGCGGAAAAAGCAGCTCCCACTGAAGTTCCTTCTATCTTGGAG GAACGTATCCGTGGTGCTTATAACCAATCACAAATGATGGAATCTGGACGTGTCTTGTCCATTGGTGATGGTATTGCTCGTGTATCTGGTCTTTCCAACGTACAAGCTGAAGAGTTGATTGAGTTCTCTTCCGGTGTCAAGGGTATGGCCCTAAACTTGGAAGCCGACACTGTTGGTTGTGTACTTTTTGGTAACGACCGTCTCGTCCGTGAGGGTGATGTTGTCAAGCGTACTACCAACATTGTCGATGTTCCTGTCGGTGAGGCCTTGCTTGGCCGTGTCATTGATGCTTTGGGTAACCCCATTGATGGCAAGGGCCCTATTAAAACTACTGAACGTCGTCGTGCTCAATTGAAGGCACCTGGTATTTTGCCCAGAACCTCCGTTTGTGAGCCTATGCAAACTGGTATGAAGGCTATTGACTCTATGGTTCCTATCGGTAGAGGTCAACGTGAGTTGATTATTGGTGACCGTCAAACCGGTAAGACTGCTATCGCTATGGATGCTATTCTTAACCATAAGCGCTGGAACAGCGGCAGTGACGAAAGCAAGAAGCTTTACTGTGTCTATGTTGCCGTTGGCCAAAAGCGTTCTACTGTTGCTCAACTGGTCCAAAAGTTAGAACAAAATGATGCTCTTAAGTACTCTGTTGTTGTCGCTGCTACTGCTTCTGAAAGTGCCCCCTTGCAATACTTGGCTCCCTTCACTGGTTGTGCTATCGGTGAATGGTTCCGTGATAATGGAAAGCATGGTTTGGTTACCTACGACGATCTTACCAAGCAAGCTGTTGCCTACCGTCAAATGTCTCTTCTTTTGCGTCGTCCCCCTGGCCGTGAAGCTTTCCCTGGTGATGTTTTCTATCTTCACTCTCGTCTTCTCGAACGTTCTGCCAAGATGAGCAATGAACACGGTGGTGGTTCCTTGACTGCTTTGCCCGTCATTGAAACTCAAGGTGGTGATGTTTCCGCTTACATTCCTACTAACGTCATTTCCATTACTGACGGTCAAATTTTCTTGGAATCTGAACTCTTCTATAAGGGTATCCGTCCCGCCATTAACGTAGGTTTGTCTGTCTCTCGTGTCGGTTCCGCTGCTCAAGTTAAGGCTATGAAGCAAGTTGCTGGTCAAATTAAGCTTTTCCTTGCCCAATACCGTGAAGTTGCTTCTTTCGCCCAATTCGGTTCTGATTTGGATGCTGGTACCCGTGCCACTTTGGAAAGAGGTCTTCGTTTGACTGAATTGCTTAAGCAGCCTCAATACTCTCCTTTGGGTGTTGAAGAACAAGTTCCTCTTATTTACGCTGGTGTCAAGGGTTTCCTTGACAAGATTCCCGTTACTCGCGTTGTTGAATTCGAACAGAAGTTCCTTCCCTTCTTGAGATCCAGTGGTTCTGAAGTTACTGACGCCATCCGTACTGAGGGTGTCCTTAGTCCTGCCACTGAAGAGAAGTTGAAGGGTTTCCTTAACGAATTCTTGTCTTCTTTCTAA
- the nas2 gene encoding 26S proteasome regulatory particle assembly protein Nas2: MEQFKLLEKRKLEIEEELKELQSVLVRENATMNTPLITQDGFPRSDIDISTIRPARHKIILLRNDYNKIEEEIKQVLESVLSAEAAKPDLANGTSETHLKTSAQDEAVGVDESFVNGNQARILQRASILGRPKPFCVVDSVAVGSPAQEAGLCVGDEIISIHTCTSLASLPALVRNNMEASLIVLLIRGYDADDSPRIYRLSLRPHTWQGPGVLGCHLR, from the exons ATGGAACAATTTAAACTattagaaaagagaaaattgGAAATTGAAGAGGAGTTGAAGGAACTGCAGAGTGTTTTAGTACGA GAAAATGCAACGATGAATACTCCGTTAATAACGCAAGATGGGTTTCCCAGGTCTGATATCGACATATCTACGATACGGCCTGCGAGGCATAAAATAATCCTGCTTCGAAACGACTACAACAAgatagaagaagaaattaagCAAGTCTTGGAAAGTGTCCTTTCGGCAGAAGCAGCCAAACCTGATCTTGCGAACGGGACTTCCGAAACACATCTCAAAACGAGTGCTCAGGATGAGGCTGTAGGTGTTGATGAATCTTTCGTGAATGGAAATCAGGCCCGCATTTTACAAAGAGCTTCTATTTTAGGAAGACCGAAGCCATTTTGTGTTGTAGACTCAGTGGCTGTCGGTAGCCCAGCCCAAGAAGCTGGACTTTGCGTCGGAGACGAGATTATAAGCATTCATACTTGTACTAGTTTGGCTTCCTTGCCTGCTCTTGTTCGGAACAACATGGAAGCAAGCTTAATTGTGCTATTAATTCGCGGATATGATGCCGATGATTCACCAAGAATTTATCGACTCTCATTGAGACCCCATACTTGGCAAGGCCCTGGCGTACTAGGCTGTCATTTACGCTAA
- the adg1 gene encoding Schizosaccharomyces specific protein Adg1 yields the protein MLFARSFLQGLFALAFLALPSLADQSLPSTSSSTSSSSSATAPATTTVYLVRTVDSQNSPLSPTPVTVYNVLKPDTVTVTASPTAQAKRSVNFDNSLNTTIASPSASVSTPIYSAVVHIPSAGANPPFATSNPLLNSTVSQDAVTIGSSSAVSFTA from the coding sequence ATGCTTTTTGCTCGCTCTTTCCTTCAAGGACTCTTCGCCCTCGCCTTCTTGGCCCTTCCTTCTCTTGCCGACCAGTCTCTTCCTTccacttcttcttctacttcttcttcttcttctgccACCGCCCCTGCTACCACCACCGTCTACCTCGTCCGCACCGTCGACTCTCAAAACAGCCCTCTCTCTCCAACCCCCGTCACCGTCTACAATGTCTTGAAGCCCGACACCGTCACCGTCACTGCCTCTCCCACCGCACAGGCTAAACGCTCCGTCAACTTCGACAACTCCCTCAACACTACCATCGCTTCTCCCTCTGCTTCCGTCTCTACTCCCATTTACTCTGCCGTCGTTCACATTCCCTCTGCCGGTGCCAATCCTCCTTTTGCTACTTCCAATCCTCTTCTCAACTCTACCGTCTCCCAAGACGCTGTCACCATCGGTTCTTCTTCTGCCGTCTCTTTTACCGCTTAA